One region of Microbacterium sufflavum genomic DNA includes:
- the guaA gene encoding glutamine-hydrolyzing GMP synthase — MTEQSETQQRPALVVDFGAQYAQLIARRVREAGVYSEIVPHTATAAEIAAKNPVAIILSGGPSSVYEEGAPKLDPAVFDLDVPTLGICYGFQYMAQTLGGEVANTGLREYGATDAVISGDGGVLLGGQPAEQNVWMSHGDQVAKAPEGFEVLATTEATKVAAFANEERRFYGVQWHPEVKHSDHGQRVLENFLHKGAGLASDWNPDNVIAEQVERIREQVGDARVISALSGGVDSAVSTALVHKAIGDQLTAVFVDHGLLRKGEREQVEKDYVESTGVRLITVDAAETFLGHLKGVTDPEEKRKIIGREFIRAFEKVQLDLVEEAKADGGAPVKFLVQGTLYPDVVESGGGAGTANIKSHHNVGGLPDDLDFELIEPLRALFKDEVRAIGRELGIPEAIVGRQPFPGPGLGIRIIGEVTADRLEILREADAIAREELTKAGLDQEIWQCPVVLLADVRSVGVQGDGRTYGHPIVLRPVSSEDAMTADWTRLPYDVLSKISNRITNGVRDVNRVVLDVTSKPPGTIEWE; from the coding sequence TTGACCGAACAGTCCGAGACCCAGCAGCGCCCCGCGCTCGTCGTCGACTTCGGCGCGCAGTACGCGCAGCTGATCGCCCGTCGTGTGCGGGAGGCCGGCGTCTACAGCGAGATCGTGCCGCACACGGCCACGGCCGCGGAGATCGCCGCCAAGAACCCGGTGGCGATCATCCTGTCCGGCGGCCCGTCGTCGGTGTACGAGGAGGGGGCGCCGAAGCTCGACCCCGCCGTGTTCGACCTCGACGTGCCCACGCTGGGCATCTGCTACGGCTTCCAGTACATGGCGCAGACCCTCGGCGGCGAGGTCGCGAACACCGGGCTGCGCGAGTACGGCGCCACCGATGCCGTGATCTCCGGCGACGGCGGCGTCCTGCTGGGCGGGCAGCCCGCGGAGCAGAACGTGTGGATGAGTCACGGCGACCAGGTCGCGAAGGCGCCGGAGGGCTTCGAGGTCCTCGCCACGACCGAGGCGACCAAGGTCGCGGCGTTCGCGAACGAGGAGCGCCGTTTCTACGGCGTGCAGTGGCACCCCGAGGTCAAGCACTCCGACCACGGCCAGCGCGTGCTGGAGAACTTCCTCCACAAGGGCGCGGGCCTCGCGTCCGACTGGAACCCCGACAACGTGATCGCCGAGCAGGTCGAGCGCATCCGCGAGCAGGTCGGCGACGCCCGCGTCATCTCCGCGCTGTCCGGCGGCGTCGACTCCGCGGTCTCGACCGCCCTCGTCCACAAGGCCATCGGCGACCAGCTCACGGCGGTGTTCGTCGACCACGGGCTGCTCCGCAAGGGCGAGCGCGAGCAGGTCGAGAAGGACTACGTCGAGTCGACCGGCGTGCGGCTCATCACGGTCGACGCGGCCGAGACCTTCCTCGGACACCTGAAGGGTGTGACCGACCCGGAGGAGAAGCGCAAGATCATCGGCCGCGAGTTCATCCGCGCGTTCGAGAAGGTGCAGCTCGACCTCGTCGAAGAGGCGAAGGCCGACGGCGGCGCCCCGGTGAAGTTCCTCGTGCAGGGCACGCTCTACCCCGACGTGGTGGAGTCCGGCGGAGGCGCGGGCACCGCGAACATCAAGTCGCATCACAACGTGGGCGGCCTGCCCGACGACCTCGACTTCGAGCTGATCGAGCCGCTGCGGGCCCTGTTCAAAGACGAGGTGCGTGCGATCGGCCGTGAGCTGGGCATCCCCGAGGCAATCGTCGGACGGCAGCCGTTTCCGGGGCCCGGCCTCGGCATCCGGATCATCGGTGAGGTCACCGCTGACCGTCTCGAGATTCTGCGTGAGGCCGACGCCATCGCCCGCGAAGAGCTGACGAAGGCGGGTCTCGACCAGGAGATCTGGCAGTGCCCCGTGGTGCTGCTGGCCGACGTGCGCTCGGTGGGCGTGCAGGGCGACGGCCGCACGTACGGCCACCCGATCGTGCTGCGTCCGGTGTCGAGCGAAGACGCCATGACCGCCGACTGGACGCGCCTGCCGTACGACGTGCTGTCGAAGATCTCGAACCGCATCACGAACGGGGTGCGCGACGTGAACCGGGTCGTGCTCGATGTCACGTCGAAGCCCCCGGGGACGATCGAGTGGGAGTGA
- a CDS encoding ABC-F family ATP-binding cassette domain-containing protein, translated as MGYIDASGISLTLPDGRPLLDEVSFRVGAGSTSALIGPNGAGKTTLLRIIRGDQAADDGVVTIDGGLGVMDQFVGHGEPGQTVHELLVRVAPARIRAAAEALDAAENALIDRDEHDTQMAYAAAIAEYADAGGYEHETVWDQCTMAALGVPFERARYRELTSLSGGEQKRLALEALLRGPDAVLLLDEPDNYLDVPTKRWLEEQLRQTAKTVLLVSHDRELLARAADRLITLEPGAAGSTAWVHGGGFATYPQARIDRMERLDELRRRWDEQHEKLRVLVANLKVKASANDGFASRYQAAQTRLRKFEEAGPPEERPPAQEFDMRLRGSRTGKRAVVAERLELTGLMRPFDAEVWFGDRVAVLGSNGSGKSHFLRLLARGGSDPDPTLGHVSSAAEDLSPVAHTGRAVLGARVVPGLFAQTHTHPEFVGRTLLEILHRGDDRRAGMPRDAASSALDRYGLVRQALQTFESLSGGQQARFQVLLLELSGATLLLLDEPTDNLDLESAEALEQALARFEGTVLAVTHDRWFARSFDRFLVFGSDGEVYESDEPVWDERRVARAR; from the coding sequence GTGGGGTACATCGACGCATCAGGCATCTCGCTGACGCTTCCCGACGGAAGACCGCTGCTCGACGAGGTCTCGTTCCGGGTCGGCGCCGGCTCGACGAGCGCGCTCATCGGGCCGAACGGCGCGGGCAAGACCACGCTCCTGCGGATCATCCGCGGCGACCAGGCGGCCGACGACGGCGTCGTCACCATCGACGGCGGACTCGGCGTGATGGATCAGTTCGTCGGGCACGGCGAGCCGGGGCAGACCGTGCATGAGCTCCTCGTGCGCGTCGCCCCCGCCCGCATCCGCGCCGCCGCCGAAGCCCTCGACGCGGCGGAGAACGCCCTGATCGACCGTGATGAGCACGACACGCAGATGGCGTACGCCGCAGCCATCGCGGAGTACGCCGACGCCGGCGGCTACGAGCACGAGACCGTATGGGACCAGTGCACGATGGCGGCGCTCGGCGTGCCGTTCGAGCGGGCGCGGTACCGCGAGCTCACGTCGCTGTCCGGCGGCGAGCAGAAGCGCCTGGCGCTCGAGGCCCTGCTGCGCGGACCCGACGCGGTGCTCCTGCTCGACGAGCCGGACAACTACCTCGACGTCCCGACCAAGCGGTGGCTGGAGGAACAGCTGCGGCAGACCGCGAAGACCGTGCTGCTCGTGTCGCACGACCGCGAGCTGCTCGCCCGCGCGGCCGACCGGCTCATCACGCTCGAACCAGGGGCGGCCGGTTCGACGGCGTGGGTGCACGGCGGCGGCTTCGCGACCTACCCGCAGGCGCGCATCGACCGCATGGAGCGGCTCGACGAGCTGCGCCGTCGGTGGGACGAGCAGCACGAGAAGCTGCGCGTGCTGGTCGCGAACCTCAAGGTGAAGGCCTCGGCGAACGACGGCTTCGCCTCCCGCTACCAGGCGGCGCAGACGCGACTGCGCAAGTTCGAGGAGGCGGGGCCGCCCGAGGAGCGTCCGCCCGCGCAGGAGTTCGACATGCGCCTGCGGGGCTCGCGCACGGGCAAGCGCGCCGTGGTGGCCGAGCGGCTCGAGCTCACCGGGCTCATGCGTCCCTTCGACGCGGAAGTGTGGTTCGGCGACCGCGTGGCCGTGCTGGGCTCGAACGGCTCGGGCAAGTCGCACTTCCTGCGACTGCTCGCGCGCGGCGGCAGCGACCCCGACCCGACCCTGGGTCACGTCTCCTCCGCCGCGGAAGACCTGAGTCCCGTCGCGCACACCGGTCGCGCGGTGCTGGGGGCGCGCGTGGTGCCGGGGCTGTTCGCGCAGACCCACACGCACCCGGAGTTCGTCGGACGCACGCTGCTGGAGATCCTGCACCGCGGCGACGACCGCCGGGCGGGGATGCCCCGGGACGCCGCGAGCTCGGCGCTCGACCGCTACGGGCTGGTGCGGCAGGCGCTGCAGACGTTCGAGTCGCTGTCCGGTGGGCAGCAGGCGCGGTTCCAGGTGCTGCTGCTGGAGTTGTCCGGCGCGACCCTGCTGCTGCTCGACGAGCCGACCGACAACCTCGACCTGGAGTCGGCGGAGGCGTTGGAGCAGGCGCTGGCGCGGTTCGAGGGGACGGTGCTCGCGGTCACGCACGACCGCTGGTTCGCGCGGTCGTTCGACCGGTTCCTCGTGTTCGGCTCCGACGGCGAGGTGTACGAGTCGGACGAGCCGGTGTGGGACGAGCGCCGCGTGGCACGGGCCCGGTGA
- a CDS encoding ExeM/NucH family extracellular endonuclease, producing MMSASEHGEPMTPVSHRRTRGRIGALAVTCVATLGLGSLVATPAVADPTGTGVVINEAYLSGGSAGAAYTNKFVELYNPTSEAVSLDGMSLQYRSATGSAAFTGIAPLTGSIPAGGYFLVQGNSNGTNGAALPTPDAVTGLTPSGTNGTIALVEGTTAITLAPGSAAGADGVVDLLGYGTSNTFETKAATAPSGNTDVRSLNRTNGADTDDNSVDFSLSATITPQNSGGTDPGTDPGTDPGTEPQKATIAEVQGTTDVSPLNGTRVQVEGVVTADYRTGGYKGIVIQTQGSGGATDATPGASDGVFVFLNALAPTLAIGDLVSVTGTVSEYYGQTQVNPAAAADVTVVTPGVGVPAVTPLPATVQGADREQYENMLVAPEGTYRLASSHQLYNYGTLWLNAGDALAVKSTETTRPGADAAAIAAANRANRILLDDGWSIQVTNSGHPGQQPYFTKDQVVRNGDTVDFGDNGYVLQWGFDDWRLQPVVPIDDSSPAELKVGFAATNPRPTEAPEVGGDVQVASFNVYNYFTTLKSENSNARGAANAAQFAIQKSKIVAAINGLDAEIVSLMEIENSVKLGKPVDTALKDLVAGLNADAGSDVWGYVPTPEALNDAATTDYITNAIIYKKDAVKRVGDSLTTTDESVWGNAREPIAQAFDIDGRVVTVVANHLKSKSPPEGAGAEPADGQGFFNADRVAQANAILAFTAELEETTGSSDMLLIGDFNAYGKEDPIDVFTSQGWSDLVADETDGQYTYTFDGELGSLDHVIASPSLVSSITGAGVWGINSPEWSDRGYAFGATEEGTPYRSSDHDPIIVGVSAEIPPVSIDVVTVNDFHGRIEADGAAAGAAVLAGAVQQFRDANPNLIFAGAGDLIGASTFTSFINDDNPTIDALNAAGLDVSAAGNHEFDQGWEDLRDRVQDRADWEYISSNVFVTETGEPALAPAWVKEVDGVRVGFVGAVTEDLDSLVSPEGIADLEVRSIVDSVNAVADDLRDGDASNGEADVVILLVHEGAESTALSAITEDSPLGEIVYGVDDDVDAIVSAHTHLAYNHVIDGRPVVSAGQYGENLGLMNLQVDPTTKELLSITNEIKPLTAAGKPLYPAVPEVQAIVDAAKAEADVLGAVKVGDITADFNRARQTNGSENRGGESTIGNFVADVQQWSTGADLALMNPGGIRANLTYASSSASDPNGNVTYREAATVQPFANTLVTLTLTGTQLKGVLEEQWQPAGSARPFLKLGVSKGLVYTYDPTAAQGSRITSITLNGVPVDPDAQYTVAANSFLAAGGDNFATFKEGAGKRDTGKIDLQSMVDWFDANKTATPDLAQRAVGVTLSPADADGYSAGDQVTVSLSSLAFSGGEAAPGEVTLSLGDTALASGTVDPAVVDTTDEGGRAALTFAVPSGVFGDQVLTVNVPATGTTVQVPLTIAGQEEFAGTIELGSSKVAAGKKLTVTGEGYVPGETVTIALQPKKGAAVQVGTVQVGADGTFTTQVTVPKSAQPGKYTVSAAQADGDAATATVTVNRAGGIVGAIIDWLWDLISGWF from the coding sequence ATGATGTCCGCTTCAGAGCACGGGGAGCCCATGACCCCCGTCTCGCACCGCAGAACCAGGGGGCGCATCGGCGCTCTCGCCGTGACCTGCGTCGCCACCCTGGGCCTCGGCTCGCTGGTCGCGACGCCCGCCGTCGCCGATCCGACCGGGACCGGGGTGGTGATCAATGAGGCGTACCTCTCCGGAGGCAGTGCCGGTGCGGCGTACACGAACAAGTTCGTGGAGCTGTACAACCCCACGTCCGAGGCGGTGTCGCTCGACGGCATGTCCCTGCAGTACCGCTCGGCGACCGGCTCGGCGGCGTTCACCGGGATCGCGCCGCTCACCGGCAGCATCCCCGCCGGCGGCTACTTCCTGGTGCAGGGCAACAGCAACGGCACGAACGGCGCCGCGCTGCCCACGCCCGACGCGGTCACCGGCCTCACCCCGAGCGGCACGAACGGCACCATCGCCCTGGTCGAGGGCACCACGGCGATCACGCTCGCCCCCGGGTCCGCTGCGGGAGCCGACGGCGTCGTCGACCTGCTCGGCTACGGCACCTCCAACACGTTCGAGACGAAGGCGGCCACGGCGCCGTCGGGCAACACCGATGTGCGGTCGCTGAACCGCACGAACGGCGCGGACACCGACGACAACAGCGTCGACTTCTCGCTGTCCGCCACCATCACCCCGCAGAACTCCGGTGGCACCGACCCCGGCACCGACCCGGGCACCGACCCCGGCACGGAGCCGCAGAAGGCGACCATCGCCGAGGTGCAGGGCACCACCGATGTCTCGCCACTGAACGGCACGCGCGTGCAGGTCGAGGGCGTCGTCACCGCCGACTACCGCACGGGCGGCTACAAGGGCATCGTCATCCAGACCCAGGGCTCGGGCGGCGCGACCGACGCGACCCCCGGCGCCTCCGACGGCGTCTTCGTCTTCCTGAACGCGCTGGCCCCCACGCTCGCGATCGGCGACCTGGTCTCGGTCACCGGCACCGTGAGCGAGTACTACGGCCAGACGCAGGTGAACCCGGCCGCCGCGGCGGACGTGACGGTGGTCACGCCGGGCGTCGGCGTGCCCGCGGTCACTCCGCTGCCCGCCACGGTGCAGGGCGCCGACCGGGAGCAGTACGAGAACATGCTCGTCGCGCCCGAGGGCACCTACCGCCTGGCGTCGAGCCACCAGCTGTACAACTACGGCACGCTGTGGCTGAACGCAGGAGATGCCCTGGCCGTGAAGAGCACCGAGACCACGCGTCCCGGTGCCGACGCCGCCGCGATCGCCGCGGCCAACCGCGCCAATCGCATCCTGCTCGACGACGGCTGGTCGATCCAGGTGACCAACAGCGGCCACCCGGGTCAGCAGCCCTACTTCACGAAGGACCAGGTCGTCCGCAACGGCGACACGGTCGACTTCGGCGACAACGGCTACGTGCTGCAGTGGGGCTTCGACGACTGGCGTCTGCAGCCGGTCGTGCCGATCGACGACTCCTCGCCCGCCGAGCTGAAGGTCGGCTTCGCGGCGACGAACCCGCGTCCGACGGAGGCGCCCGAGGTGGGCGGCGACGTGCAGGTGGCGTCGTTCAACGTCTACAACTACTTCACGACGCTGAAGAGCGAGAACTCCAACGCGCGGGGCGCCGCGAACGCCGCGCAGTTCGCGATCCAGAAGTCCAAGATCGTCGCGGCGATCAACGGCCTCGACGCCGAGATCGTCTCGCTCATGGAGATCGAGAATTCGGTCAAGCTCGGCAAGCCGGTCGACACGGCGCTGAAGGATCTGGTCGCCGGCCTGAACGCCGACGCCGGCAGCGACGTGTGGGGCTACGTGCCCACGCCCGAGGCGCTGAACGATGCGGCGACGACCGACTACATCACCAACGCGATCATCTACAAGAAGGACGCCGTGAAGCGGGTCGGTGACAGTCTCACGACGACCGACGAGTCGGTGTGGGGCAACGCGCGCGAGCCGATCGCGCAGGCGTTCGACATCGACGGCCGCGTGGTCACCGTGGTCGCGAACCACCTGAAGTCGAAGTCGCCGCCCGAGGGTGCGGGGGCGGAGCCGGCCGACGGCCAGGGCTTCTTCAACGCCGACCGCGTGGCGCAGGCGAACGCGATCCTCGCCTTCACGGCGGAGCTGGAAGAGACGACCGGCAGCAGCGACATGCTCCTGATCGGCGACTTCAACGCCTACGGCAAGGAAGATCCGATCGACGTCTTCACCTCCCAGGGGTGGAGCGACCTGGTCGCCGACGAGACCGACGGTCAGTACACGTACACGTTCGACGGCGAGCTCGGCTCGCTCGACCACGTGATCGCGTCGCCGTCGCTCGTCTCGTCGATCACCGGCGCGGGCGTCTGGGGCATCAACTCGCCGGAGTGGAGCGACCGCGGCTACGCGTTCGGCGCCACCGAGGAGGGCACCCCGTACCGCTCCAGCGACCACGACCCGATCATCGTCGGCGTCTCCGCGGAGATCCCGCCGGTGAGCATCGACGTGGTCACGGTGAACGACTTCCACGGCCGCATCGAGGCCGACGGGGCCGCGGCCGGTGCCGCGGTGCTCGCCGGTGCGGTGCAGCAGTTCCGTGACGCGAACCCGAACCTGATCTTCGCGGGAGCCGGCGACCTGATCGGCGCGTCGACGTTCACCTCCTTCATCAACGACGACAACCCCACGATCGACGCGCTCAACGCGGCGGGCCTCGATGTGAGCGCCGCGGGCAACCACGAGTTCGACCAGGGCTGGGAGGACCTGCGCGATCGCGTGCAGGACCGTGCGGACTGGGAGTACATCTCGTCGAACGTGTTCGTCACCGAGACCGGTGAGCCCGCGCTCGCCCCGGCCTGGGTGAAGGAGGTCGACGGCGTGCGCGTCGGGTTCGTCGGCGCCGTCACGGAAGACCTCGACTCGCTGGTGTCCCCGGAGGGCATCGCCGATCTCGAGGTGCGCAGCATCGTCGACTCCGTCAACGCGGTGGCCGACGACCTGCGCGACGGTGACGCGTCCAACGGCGAGGCGGATGTCGTGATCCTGCTCGTGCACGAGGGGGCCGAGAGCACCGCGCTGTCGGCCATCACGGAGGACTCCCCGCTGGGTGAGATCGTCTACGGGGTGGACGACGACGTGGACGCGATCGTGTCGGCGCACACGCACCTCGCGTACAACCACGTGATCGACGGTCGCCCCGTGGTCTCCGCCGGTCAGTACGGCGAGAACCTCGGGCTGATGAACCTGCAGGTCGACCCGACCACGAAGGAGCTGCTCTCGATCACCAACGAGATCAAGCCGCTCACGGCCGCAGGCAAGCCGCTGTACCCGGCGGTGCCGGAGGTGCAGGCGATCGTCGACGCCGCCAAGGCCGAGGCCGACGTGCTGGGCGCCGTGAAGGTGGGCGACATCACCGCCGACTTCAACCGGGCGCGGCAGACGAACGGCTCGGAGAACCGCGGCGGCGAGTCCACGATCGGCAACTTCGTGGCCGACGTGCAGCAGTGGTCCACGGGCGCCGACCTGGCGCTCATGAACCCGGGAGGCATCCGCGCGAATCTCACGTACGCGTCGTCGTCCGCGAGCGATCCGAACGGCAACGTCACGTACCGCGAGGCGGCCACGGTCCAGCCCTTCGCCAACACGCTGGTCACCCTGACCCTCACCGGCACGCAGCTCAAGGGCGTGCTCGAGGAGCAGTGGCAGCCGGCGGGGTCGGCACGTCCGTTCCTCAAGCTCGGCGTCTCGAAGGGTCTCGTCTACACGTACGACCCGACCGCGGCGCAGGGCTCGCGCATCACGTCGATCACGCTGAACGGCGTCCCGGTCGACCCGGACGCGCAGTACACGGTGGCGGCGAACTCGTTCCTCGCGGCGGGTGGCGACAACTTCGCCACCTTCAAGGAGGGCGCGGGCAAGCGCGACACCGGCAAGATCGACCTGCAGTCGATGGTGGACTGGTTCGACGCGAACAAGACCGCGACGCCCGATCTCGCCCAGCGCGCGGTCGGCGTGACGCTCAGCCCGGCCGATGCCGACGGGTACAGCGCCGGCGACCAGGTGACGGTGTCGCTCTCGTCGCTCGCGTTCAGCGGGGGAGAGGCCGCACCGGGCGAGGTGACGCTGTCGCTCGGTGACACGGCGCTCGCCTCGGGCACGGTCGACCCGGCCGTGGTCGACACCACGGACGAGGGTGGCCGTGCGGCGCTCACGTTCGCGGTGCCGTCCGGGGTGTTCGGCGACCAGGTGCTGACGGTGAACGTCCCCGCGACGGGCACCACGGTGCAGGTGCCCCTCACGATCGCCGGCCAGGAGGAGTTCGCCGGCACGATCGAGCTCGGCTCCTCCAAGGTGGCCGCGGGCAAGAAGCTCACGGTCACGGGCGAGGGGTATGTGCCGGGCGAGACCGTGACGATCGCGCTGCAGCCCAAGAAGGGCGCGGCGGTGCAGGTCGGCACGGTGCAGGTCGGCGCCGACGGGACGTTCACCACGCAGGTGACCGTGCCGAAGAGCGCACAGCCGGGCAAGTACACGGTCTCGGCGGCTCAGGCCGACGGTGACGCGGCGACCGCGACCGTCACGGTGAACCGTGCGGGCGGCATCGTCGGCGCGATCATCGACTGGCTGTGGGACCTCATCTCCGGCTGGTTCTGA
- a CDS encoding GuaB3 family IMP dehydrogenase-related protein, whose amino-acid sequence MEIELGRGKRARRAYTFDDIAVVPSRRTRNPEDVSTAWTIDAFGFEIPVLGAPMDSVVSPRTAIMLGQLGGLGVLDLEGLWTRYEDPEPLLAEIAGLADDRATVRMQELYAEPIKPELITRRLAEIREAGVTVAGSLTPQRTQEFYDTVAAAGVDLFVIRGTTVSAEHVSSVAEPLNLKKFIYDLDVPVIVGGAATYTAALHLMRTGAAGVLVGFGGGAASTTRATLGIHAPMATAVSDVAAARRDYLDESGGRYVHVIADGGVGTSGDIVKALAMGADAVMLGVALARATDAPGQGFHWGPEAHHPKLPRGRRVEVGGIGTLEEILYGPAPVADGTANLIGALRKSMATTGYSDLKEFQRVEVVLAPYEA is encoded by the coding sequence ATGGAGATCGAGCTCGGCCGAGGAAAGCGCGCCCGTCGCGCGTACACGTTCGACGACATCGCGGTCGTGCCCTCGCGGCGCACGCGCAACCCGGAGGACGTGTCGACCGCCTGGACGATCGATGCCTTCGGCTTCGAGATCCCGGTGCTCGGCGCGCCGATGGACTCCGTCGTGAGCCCGCGCACCGCCATCATGCTCGGCCAGCTGGGCGGCCTGGGCGTGCTCGACCTCGAGGGTCTGTGGACCCGGTACGAGGACCCGGAGCCGCTGCTCGCGGAGATCGCGGGTCTCGCCGACGACCGGGCGACCGTGCGCATGCAGGAGCTGTACGCCGAGCCGATCAAGCCCGAGCTCATCACGCGGCGCCTGGCCGAGATCCGCGAGGCCGGTGTCACCGTCGCCGGTTCCCTCACGCCGCAGCGCACCCAGGAGTTCTACGACACCGTGGCCGCGGCGGGTGTCGACCTGTTCGTCATCCGCGGCACCACCGTCTCGGCGGAGCACGTGTCGAGCGTGGCAGAGCCGCTCAACCTCAAGAAGTTCATCTACGACCTCGACGTCCCGGTCATCGTGGGCGGCGCGGCCACCTACACCGCGGCGCTGCACCTGATGCGCACGGGCGCGGCCGGCGTGCTGGTCGGCTTCGGCGGGGGAGCGGCGTCCACCACGCGCGCCACCCTCGGCATCCACGCCCCGATGGCCACTGCGGTCTCCGACGTCGCCGCTGCGCGCCGCGACTACCTCGACGAGTCGGGCGGGCGCTACGTGCACGTGATCGCCGACGGCGGCGTCGGTACCTCGGGCGACATCGTGAAGGCTCTCGCGATGGGCGCCGACGCGGTCATGCTCGGCGTGGCTCTCGCCCGCGCGACCGACGCGCCGGGGCAGGGTTTCCACTGGGGCCCCGAGGCGCACCACCCCAAGCTCCCGCGCGGCCGCCGGGTCGAGGTGGGCGGCATCGGCACGCTCGAGGAGATCCTGTACGGCCCTGCGCCCGTGGCCGACGGCACCGCGAACCTCATCGGCGCGCTGCGCAAGTCGATGGCGACCACCGGATACTCCGACCTCAAGGAGTTCCAGCGGGTCGAGGTCGTGCTCGCCCCGTACGAGGCCTGA
- a CDS encoding SURF1 family protein produces the protein MLRGRWIGMLLLCLVVAGVFAWLGQWQLERAIETDPPPPGVTEQVRPLSDVVEPGQYLAEPLVGQRVETSGTWIPDDFLVVSSRFNDGVEGFWVTGQLRVDERVSIAVAIGWAPDRAAADAAVERLAAEADGRPVEVAGRIISDEGPSVPPRSDPERLDRMSPAALLSRWHDTEQLDVYRPYLASTTATAGLEDISSPAPDEQSPVNWLNVFYAVEWAIFAGFAFYLWYRLAKDAWEREVEEFEDAAAAESA, from the coding sequence ATGCTGCGCGGACGCTGGATCGGCATGCTGCTGCTGTGCCTCGTGGTCGCCGGGGTGTTCGCGTGGCTCGGGCAGTGGCAGCTGGAGCGCGCGATCGAGACCGACCCGCCGCCGCCCGGCGTGACCGAGCAGGTGCGGCCGCTGTCCGACGTGGTCGAGCCGGGGCAGTACCTCGCCGAACCCCTCGTGGGGCAGCGGGTCGAGACGAGCGGGACGTGGATCCCGGACGACTTCCTGGTGGTGTCGAGCCGCTTCAACGACGGCGTCGAGGGGTTCTGGGTCACCGGACAGCTGCGGGTGGACGAGCGTGTGTCGATCGCGGTGGCGATCGGCTGGGCTCCCGACCGCGCGGCCGCCGATGCCGCGGTGGAGCGCCTGGCCGCGGAGGCCGACGGTCGCCCGGTCGAGGTGGCGGGGCGCATCATCTCGGACGAGGGGCCGTCGGTGCCGCCGCGCAGCGACCCGGAGCGTCTCGACCGCATGTCGCCCGCCGCGCTGCTCAGCCGCTGGCACGACACGGAGCAGCTCGACGTGTACCGCCCGTACCTCGCCTCGACCACCGCGACGGCGGGCCTCGAGGACATCTCCTCGCCGGCGCCCGATGAGCAGTCGCCGGTGAACTGGCTCAACGTGTTCTACGCGGTGGAGTGGGCGATCTTCGCGGGCTTCGCGTTCTACCTCTGGTACCGCCTGGCGAAGGACGCGTGGGAGCGCGAGGTCGAGGAGTTCGAGGACGCGGCGGCGGCCGAGAGCGCCTGA
- a CDS encoding DUF3817 domain-containing protein, with protein sequence MPEPKVASFPAIRGALKFYQIASIITGVMLLLLLTEMVLKYTPIHLELFAGGSGGPLWFAGVIAGPDCQWWSLFAPMTNSCEMTSLGDGFNLSLFILVAHGWFYVVYLFACFRMWSLMRWPFPRFILLALGGVVPLLSFFMEAIVAREVKSYLATREAEEASATAPEGVR encoded by the coding sequence ATGCCCGAACCGAAAGTCGCCAGCTTTCCGGCGATCCGCGGTGCGCTGAAGTTCTACCAGATCGCGTCGATCATCACGGGAGTCATGCTGCTCCTGCTGCTGACCGAGATGGTGCTCAAGTACACGCCGATCCACCTCGAGCTCTTCGCGGGAGGCTCCGGCGGACCGCTCTGGTTCGCGGGCGTGATCGCGGGCCCCGACTGCCAGTGGTGGTCGCTGTTCGCCCCGATGACGAACTCCTGCGAGATGACGTCGCTGGGCGACGGCTTCAACCTGTCGCTGTTCATCCTGGTGGCCCACGGCTGGTTCTACGTGGTCTACCTGTTCGCATGCTTCCGCATGTGGAGCCTGATGCGCTGGCCGTTCCCGCGGTTCATCCTGCTCGCCCTCGGCGGTGTCGTGCCGCTGCTGTCGTTCTTCATGGAGGCCATCGTCGCCCGTGAAGTGAAGTCCTATCTCGCCACCCGGGAGGCCGAGGAGGCCTCCGCGACCGCCCCGGAAGGTGTCCGTTGA